A region from the Halosolutus gelatinilyticus genome encodes:
- a CDS encoding NAD(P)H-hydrate dehydratase produces MARLQRTLSNVSEGGNDNGRVGIVAGAIEYPNQPALVGRAALRTGSDHVRAFVADPIYAIVAGHEPNLLVDRYAGDRFERSAVEGTRELSDWADALVIGPGLVDADPDAMTEAIDTVDVPTVVDALAVEPGLDADLSNAVLTPSDTEVDPIRESYGSLSEFSKETSAVVALTGDVDEIVADGEQIENETGTSALTVAGTGDTMVGIVASLLGQGMARREAAELGAWILGKTGELATAEYGPGVLATDVIDRIPDTMR; encoded by the coding sequence ATGGCACGCCTCCAACGGACGCTCTCGAACGTCTCCGAGGGCGGCAACGACAACGGCCGCGTCGGCATCGTCGCCGGCGCGATCGAGTACCCGAACCAGCCCGCGCTCGTCGGGCGAGCGGCGCTTCGAACGGGATCGGATCACGTGCGGGCGTTCGTCGCCGACCCGATCTACGCGATCGTCGCGGGCCACGAGCCGAACCTGCTGGTCGATCGCTACGCGGGCGACCGGTTCGAGAGGAGCGCCGTCGAGGGCACCCGCGAACTGAGCGACTGGGCCGACGCGCTCGTGATCGGACCCGGCCTCGTCGACGCGGATCCCGACGCCATGACAGAGGCGATCGACACCGTCGACGTCCCGACGGTCGTCGACGCGCTCGCGGTCGAACCCGGGCTGGACGCCGACCTCTCGAACGCAGTGCTCACGCCGAGCGACACCGAAGTGGATCCGATTCGGGAGTCGTACGGATCGCTCTCGGAGTTCTCGAAAGAAACGAGTGCGGTCGTCGCGCTGACCGGCGACGTGGACGAGATCGTCGCCGACGGCGAGCAGATCGAAAACGAGACGGGCACGTCGGCGCTCACCGTCGCGGGGACCGGCGACACGATGGTCGGCATCGTCGCCTCGCTGCTCGGCCAGGGGATGGCTCGCCGGGAGGCCGCCGAACTCGGCGCCTGGATCCTCGGCAAGACCGGCGAACTCGCCACGGCCGAGTAC